One Myxococcota bacterium genomic window, CGGCTTCTCGAGGACGTCGTCGGCCCCGGCGCGCACCGCGCGTTCGTGCTCTTCGGGCGAGCGCCCACTCGTCACGATGATCGTGGGTGTGCGGCGCAGGTCGACGTCGTTGCGCAGGCGGGTGCAGAGCTCGTCGCCGTCCATGGCCACCATCGTCAGGTCCGAGACGATGATGTCGGGGCGGTGGGCCCGCGCGATCTCCAGGGCTTCCGTGCCGTCGGTGGCCGTGAGCACCCGAGCGGTTCGTCGCAGGAAGGTGGTCTCGATCTCTCGAAACATCGGCGCATCGTCGACCACCAGGATCGTGCGGCGCGGCTCCTGCTCTTCGGCGAGGCTCATCCGTCGGCTCCTGAGAGTCCGCGCATCAGGGCGGGCAGATCGGGCGCGACCCGCCACACGCTGCTCATCCCTTCTTCACGGGTCCACACCTGACGGTCGAGGACACGGTGTTCCACGAAGTGGGGCAGCACGTAGCCGCGGTAGGTCACGTCGACCTCCGCGCTGGTGAGTTCTTCTTCCTCGACATCGAGCTCGCCGATCTCGTAGTCGGTGATGCGCACCTGCTCGAAGGGCGAGGCGAGGGCGAGGAAGTCCTTGCGCAGCTCGGGGTCGACGTAGCGCGCGGCCATCTCCAGGTCGCCCCAACGGATCGCCTTCGTGTAGCGCTTCTGCGCTTCCTTCAGGGCGTAGGCGTGGCCGAGGGGATCGCTCGTCACGCAGCCCGAGAGGCCGAAGAACAGGACCGCGAGCAGCAACCCACCGGCAAGACGCATGAAGCTTTCCCTCGAGAGTTTCCGGCAGGACCGGCCGCAGGGTTCCGTCCCCACTGGGCTTTCTATCGGCCGGTCGGGACGGGAGCTGGAGTCGGGGCGGGGAGCCTGCGGTGGGCCGGCAACTACCCGGTTCCGATGGCGTTTTTCGCCGGCCCGCGGCGTCCTAGGCGGGCTCGGCGGTATCGAGGGCGAGGATCTCGGCGCGCAGGGCGTCGAACGTCCCAGCCATGATCCCGTCGCGGGCCCGCTCCATCAGACGTAGGTAGAAGCGCAGATTGTGGATCGAGGCGAGGGTGACTCCCAGCACCTCGCCGCTGCGGAGCAGGTGCCGCAGGTAGCTCCGGCTGAAACGCGCGCACGTGAAGCAGTCGCAGGCGGGGTCCGGCGGCGCCGTGTCCTCGCGATAGCGGGCATTCTTCAGGCGCAGGAGCCCCTGGCTGGTGAAGAGCACGGCATGGCGCGCGTGGCGGGTCGGCAGCACGCAGTCGAAGAGGTCGACGCCGAGCCCGATCGCCCGCACCAGGTCGGCGGGTTTCCCGAGGCCCATCAGGTAGCGGGGAGCCGTCTCGGGGAGTGCGGCGTGGGTGAGCGCCACCAGCTCGTCGCGGGCGTCGGGGTCTTCCCCCAGACCCAGCCCACCGTGGGCGAAGCCGCGGAAGCCCAGGCCGTGGGTGGCGGTAGCACTCTCGCGTCGCAGGGCGGGCAGGGCGCCGCCCTGGACGATGCCGAAGAGCCACTGGTCGGGCCGTTTGTGGGCGGCGATCGAGCGTTCGGCCCAGCGCAGCGTGCGCTCGGTGGCGGCGCGCACGCGCAGGTCGGCGGACGGGTCGGGTGGGACGCACTCGTCCAGCACCATGGCGATGTCCGAACCCAGGGCTTCCTGGATGGCGACGACACCTTCGGGCGTCAGCGCGCGGCGGCGCCCGTCGACCGGCGAGGAGAAGGTGACGCCGTCCTCGTCGACCCGCGCGCGGTCGGAGAGGGAGGTGACCTGGAACCCGCCGCTGTCGGTGAGCCAGGGACCGTCCCAGCCCGCGAACCCACCGAGCCCGCCGTGGGCCGCGACGATGTCCTCGCCCGGCCGTTCGTGGAGGTGGTAGGTGTTGGCGAGCAGGATCTGCGCACCCGCCTGAGCCAGCTGCTCGGTGGTCACGCCTCGCACCGCGCCGTAGGTGGCCACCGGCATGAACGTCGGGGTGCGCACCACGCCATGGGCCGTGCCCAGGAGACCCGCCCGCGCGTCCCCGTCGCGTTGCGTCACTTCGAAGCGTCGCGGGTCGCTCATTGGATCAGCATCGCATCGCCGTAGGAGTAGAAGCGGTAGCGCTCGGCGATCGCCTCGCGGTACGCGTCGAGCAATCGCTCGCGCCCGATCAGGGCGGCCACCAGGAGCAACAGCGACGAGCGCGGCAGATGGAAGTTCGTGAGCAGGGCGTCGACGACCTGGAAGGGGTCGCCAGGCGTCAGGAACAGGTCGGTGGTGCCGCGCGCAGCCGCGACGTTTCCATCGCCGCTGGCGCAGCTCTC contains:
- the tgt gene encoding tRNA guanosine(34) transglycosylase Tgt yields the protein MSDPRRFEVTQRDGDARAGLLGTAHGVVRTPTFMPVATYGAVRGVTTEQLAQAGAQILLANTYHLHERPGEDIVAAHGGLGGFAGWDGPWLTDSGGFQVTSLSDRARVDEDGVTFSSPVDGRRRALTPEGVVAIQEALGSDIAMVLDECVPPDPSADLRVRAATERTLRWAERSIAAHKRPDQWLFGIVQGGALPALRRESATATHGLGFRGFAHGGLGLGEDPDARDELVALTHAALPETAPRYLMGLGKPADLVRAIGLGVDLFDCVLPTRHARHAVLFTSQGLLRLKNARYREDTAPPDPACDCFTCARFSRSYLRHLLRSGEVLGVTLASIHNLRFYLRLMERARDGIMAGTFDALRAEILALDTAEPA